Genomic DNA from Streptomyces sp. NBC_01571:
AACGACCTCGAGTACTGGGGCGCGCACGAGTGGTCCAACGCCAAGCCCGGCTCGATCTACCACGCGCTCAAGCAGATGGCGAAGCAGGGACTGCTGCACGCCCACGAGATCGCGCCGTCCACGGCGGGCGGCCCCCCGCGCACCGAGTACGAGATCACGGGCACGGGCACCGAGGAGTACCTCACGCTGCTGCGCCGGTCGTTGACCGCGTACGACCAGAAGCCCGATATCCTCTCGGCCGCGCTCGGCTTCATGGTCGACCTCGGCCGGGCGGAGGTCCTCGGGCTCCTTCGGGAGCGGGTGCGCGCCATCGAGGAGTGGCGCACGTCCGTCACCGAGTACTACACCCCCGAGGACGGCCCCGGACAGCTCGGCCACATCGGCGAGATCATGAACTTCTGGGTCCACTCCGCCGACTCCGGAGCGCAGTGGACCCGGGGGCTCATCGAGCGGATCGAGGGCGGCGCGTACACGTTCGCGGGCGAGGGCCCGCCCTTCGTCGGCGTGCTGGGGGAGGGCGAGGAGAACCCGTACGCGACGGGGGCTCCGCACCCCGGCGACCGTATCTAGAGCTGCCGTGGCGCCCAGGCGGAACGGTGCGCGCGGGCACCGTTCCGTCCCGTCCCCG
This window encodes:
- a CDS encoding PadR family transcriptional regulator, with the translated sequence MSAIRLLVLGAVRQHGRAHGYQVRNDLEYWGAHEWSNAKPGSIYHALKQMAKQGLLHAHEIAPSTAGGPPRTEYEITGTGTEEYLTLLRRSLTAYDQKPDILSAALGFMVDLGRAEVLGLLRERVRAIEEWRTSVTEYYTPEDGPGQLGHIGEIMNFWVHSADSGAQWTRGLIERIEGGAYTFAGEGPPFVGVLGEGEENPYATGAPHPGDRI